One genomic region from Ochotona princeps isolate mOchPri1 chromosome 5, mOchPri1.hap1, whole genome shotgun sequence encodes:
- the CD28 gene encoding T-cell-specific surface glycoprotein CD28 isoform X2 — MKKRQMKKMQAKGIHSFTENKILVKQSPMLVVQNNEVNLSCKYTYNLFSKEFRASLYKGADSAVEVCVVNGNFSHPRQFHSTTGFSCDGKLDNETVTFFLKNLHVNQTDIYFCKIEIMYPPPYIDNEKSNGTIIHVKEQHLCPAHLSSESSTFFWVLVVVCGVLAFYSMLLTIVLFSCWMTSKKNRLLQSDYMNMTPRRPGPTRKHYQPYAPARDFAAYRS; from the exons AAAACAAGATTTTGGTGAAGCAGTCTCCCATGCTCGTGGTGCAAAACAACGAGGTAAACCTCAGCTGCAAGTATACCTACAACCTCTTTTCAAAGGAGTTCCGGGCATCCCTTTATAAGGGAGCAGATAGTGCTGTGGAAGTCTGTGTAGTGAATGGGAACTTTTCACATCCACGCCAGTTTCATTCCACTACGGGGTTCAGCTGTGATGGAAAATTGGACAATGAAACAGTGACTTTCTTCCTCAAGAATCTGCACGTTAACCAAACAGATATTTACTTCTGCAAAATCGAGATCATGTATCCTCCTCCTTATATAGACAACGAGAAGAGTAATGGAACCATCATCCATGTGAAAG AGCAACATCTTTGCCCAGCTCACCTATCTTCGGAATCATCAACGTTCTTTTGGGTGCTGGTGGTGGTTTGTGGAGTCCTGGCTTTCTACAGTATGCTGCTCACAattgttcttttttcttgctgG ATGACAAGTAAGAAGAACAGGCTCCTTCAGAGTGACTACATGAACATGACCCCCCGCAGGCCTGGGCCCACCCGCAAGCACTACCAGCCCTATGCTCCAGCGCGGGACTTTGCAGCCTATCGCTCCTGA
- the CD28 gene encoding T-cell-specific surface glycoprotein CD28 isoform X1: MIVRLLLAFNFFPSIQGTENKILVKQSPMLVVQNNEVNLSCKYTYNLFSKEFRASLYKGADSAVEVCVVNGNFSHPRQFHSTTGFSCDGKLDNETVTFFLKNLHVNQTDIYFCKIEIMYPPPYIDNEKSNGTIIHVKEQHLCPAHLSSESSTFFWVLVVVCGVLAFYSMLLTIVLFSCWMTSKKNRLLQSDYMNMTPRRPGPTRKHYQPYAPARDFAAYRS; the protein is encoded by the exons AAAACAAGATTTTGGTGAAGCAGTCTCCCATGCTCGTGGTGCAAAACAACGAGGTAAACCTCAGCTGCAAGTATACCTACAACCTCTTTTCAAAGGAGTTCCGGGCATCCCTTTATAAGGGAGCAGATAGTGCTGTGGAAGTCTGTGTAGTGAATGGGAACTTTTCACATCCACGCCAGTTTCATTCCACTACGGGGTTCAGCTGTGATGGAAAATTGGACAATGAAACAGTGACTTTCTTCCTCAAGAATCTGCACGTTAACCAAACAGATATTTACTTCTGCAAAATCGAGATCATGTATCCTCCTCCTTATATAGACAACGAGAAGAGTAATGGAACCATCATCCATGTGAAAG AGCAACATCTTTGCCCAGCTCACCTATCTTCGGAATCATCAACGTTCTTTTGGGTGCTGGTGGTGGTTTGTGGAGTCCTGGCTTTCTACAGTATGCTGCTCACAattgttcttttttcttgctgG ATGACAAGTAAGAAGAACAGGCTCCTTCAGAGTGACTACATGAACATGACCCCCCGCAGGCCTGGGCCCACCCGCAAGCACTACCAGCCCTATGCTCCAGCGCGGGACTTTGCAGCCTATCGCTCCTGA